The following proteins come from a genomic window of bacterium:
- a CDS encoding DUF502 domain-containing protein: MDEHKTTFVSSLKKSFFAGIATIFPLFVSVYIIVIIFRFADQLTGKYVNALLIKEYGFSIPGLGFLTTILIILIVGFISSHIIGIKIFPVFEKLILKIPFIAHIYPSAKELSDSLFSSNKKDKFKKVVLVEYPTKESYSLGFITNEELYELNRKANKNLITVFVPLAPAPFSGMILFVPKDKIIELDISVDKAIKCIVSGGVIPPQNGKS, from the coding sequence ATGGATGAGCATAAAACCACATTTGTTTCCTCTTTAAAAAAATCCTTTTTTGCGGGGATAGCAACCATATTCCCCTTATTCGTTTCCGTTTATATCATAGTCATCATATTCCGTTTTGCCGACCAGCTCACAGGCAAATATGTCAATGCCCTGCTTATAAAAGAATACGGTTTTTCCATACCCGGGCTGGGGTTTCTGACAACAATCCTCATCATACTGATAGTCGGGTTCATATCAAGCCACATAATCGGAATAAAGATCTTTCCTGTCTTTGAGAAATTAATCTTAAAAATCCCCTTTATAGCCCATATTTACCCTTCGGCAAAGGAACTGTCCGATTCCCTTTTCAGTTCAAATAAAAAAGATAAATTCAAGAAGGTCGTACTTGTCGAATACCCCACAAAAGAATCCTATTCTCTCGGTTTTATAACCAATGAAGAACTCTATGAACTGAACAGGAAAGCAAATAAAAACCTTATAACTGTGTTTGTGCCGCTCGCTCCGGCGCCTTTTTCGGGAATGATACTTTTCGTCCCTAAAGATAAAATCATCGAACTGGATATTTCTGTGGATAAGGCAATCAAGTGTATTGTTTCGGGGGGAGTTATACCGCCTCAGAACGGCAAAAGTTAA
- a CDS encoding arsenate reductase ArsC, which translates to MGKKKVLFICVHNSARSQMAEAYLKKFSPDDFDVESAGLEPGELNPVVVEAMKEDGIDISGNKTKSAHDFIRQGRKYDYVITVCDESGREKCPVFPGKVERLHWSFPDPSSLKGSAPEKLEKIREIRDSIKKRITDWLKEPR; encoded by the coding sequence ATGGGTAAGAAAAAAGTCCTTTTTATATGCGTTCATAATTCCGCGAGAAGCCAGATGGCTGAAGCTTATCTTAAGAAGTTTTCGCCGGACGACTTTGATGTTGAGAGCGCCGGACTGGAGCCGGGAGAGCTGAATCCTGTTGTCGTGGAGGCAATGAAGGAGGATGGCATTGATATTTCCGGAAACAAAACTAAAAGCGCGCATGATTTTATCCGCCAGGGCAGAAAGTACGACTATGTTATTACGGTCTGTGACGAATCGGGAAGGGAAAAATGCCCTGTTTTCCCGGGCAAAGTAGAAAGGCTGCACTGGAGCTTCCCGGACCCGTCTTCTCTGAAAGGCAGCGCGCCGGAGAAACTGGAGAAAATCAGGGAAATAAGGGATTCCATCAAGAAGAGAATCACGGACTGGCTGAAGGAGCCGCGCTGA